One Kitasatospora sp. NBC_01287 DNA window includes the following coding sequences:
- a CDS encoding AraC family transcriptional regulator gives MDLLSDVIAVTRTGRPRSAYVRWHAPWGQEFASVPGSAGFQVVLRGSCWLLPPDAEPVRLGAGDVVFLPHGRGHTLADSPEGLLTAPACGPDDPRPFESEGPAGVHASDSVDRSGNGGPVTVLLCGAYQLDPSRAHPLLRTLPDLIHLPARAGRHPRLSSAVELLAAELESPGLGTDAAVPALLDTLLLYLLRGWLTEQPAQGSPTGWAAALNDPPVTAALRAIHQDPAAPWTVAELAVAAGLSRAPFARRFALLVGQPPLGYLTWWRMTTAARLLRTTRAPLRSIAAQVGYTSEFAFANAFKRTHGSAPGSYRRSG, from the coding sequence ATGGATCTCCTCAGCGACGTGATCGCGGTGACCCGCACCGGCCGCCCCCGGTCGGCCTACGTGCGGTGGCACGCCCCGTGGGGGCAGGAGTTCGCCTCCGTCCCGGGGTCGGCGGGCTTCCAGGTGGTCCTGCGGGGCTCCTGCTGGCTGCTGCCCCCCGACGCGGAGCCCGTCCGCCTGGGCGCGGGAGACGTGGTGTTCCTGCCGCACGGCCGCGGGCACACGCTGGCCGACAGTCCCGAGGGCCTGCTGACCGCCCCGGCCTGCGGCCCCGACGACCCGCGGCCGTTCGAGTCCGAAGGCCCGGCCGGCGTCCACGCGTCGGACAGCGTCGACCGGAGCGGCAACGGCGGTCCGGTCACCGTGCTGCTCTGCGGGGCCTACCAGCTCGACCCGTCCCGTGCGCACCCGCTGCTTCGCACCCTGCCGGACCTGATCCACCTGCCGGCGCGGGCGGGCCGCCACCCCCGGCTGAGTTCGGCGGTGGAGCTGCTGGCCGCCGAGCTGGAGAGTCCGGGTCTGGGCACGGACGCCGCCGTCCCGGCGCTGCTGGACACCCTGCTGCTCTACCTCCTGCGTGGCTGGCTCACCGAGCAGCCCGCCCAGGGCAGCCCCACCGGCTGGGCCGCCGCCCTCAACGACCCGCCGGTCACCGCCGCTCTGCGCGCCATCCACCAGGACCCGGCGGCGCCCTGGACGGTGGCGGAACTCGCCGTGGCAGCGGGGCTCTCCCGGGCACCCTTCGCCAGGCGCTTCGCCCTGCTGGTCGGTCAACCGCCGCTCGGCTACCTGACCTGGTGGCGGATGACCACGGCGGCGCGCCTGCTGCGCACGACGCGGGCGCCGCTGCGGTCCATCGCCGCCCAGGTCGGCTACACCTCCGAGTTCGCCTTCGCCAACGCGTTCAAGCGCACCCACGGCTCGGCACCCGGCAGCTACCGGCGGAGCGGTTGA
- a CDS encoding NADP-dependent oxidoreductase, translating to MTLRTTKTTKTTETMETMETTETMRTARIHAYGDASVISYDDVARPSPAAGEVLIRVAATSFNPSEAALRAGLLRAFLPVDLPHTLGWDVAGTVAGTGTGTRGFGVGDLVIGRLDGAGSAAEYVRAPVEVLVAAPRSVPLAQAAALPVAGLTAWQAVFEHGRVSAHQRVLVNGAGGGVGGFVTQLAKHAGAEVIATAGARSAAAVRGQGADQVIDYTAGPLAAALDGPVDTLLNLVPLGPPDAAALVPLVRPGGRIVSIATPVEPPADAGVTALHMVARNDPGQLAALVELVDAGVITIDISESHPLSALADVHRRSAAGRIRGKVIIIP from the coding sequence ATGACGTTGAGGACGACGAAGACGACGAAGACGACGGAGACGATGGAGACGATGGAGACGACGGAGACGATGAGGACCGCACGGATCCACGCGTACGGCGACGCCTCCGTGATCAGCTACGACGACGTCGCGCGCCCGAGCCCCGCCGCCGGCGAGGTGCTCATCCGGGTCGCCGCGACCTCGTTCAATCCCAGTGAGGCCGCGTTGCGCGCCGGGCTGCTGCGGGCATTCCTGCCCGTCGACCTGCCCCACACCCTCGGTTGGGACGTCGCGGGCACCGTCGCCGGGACCGGCACGGGGACACGGGGGTTCGGTGTCGGCGACCTGGTCATCGGGCGGCTCGACGGCGCGGGCTCGGCCGCCGAGTACGTCCGGGCGCCGGTCGAGGTGCTGGTCGCGGCGCCGCGCTCGGTCCCCCTCGCGCAGGCCGCCGCCCTGCCGGTGGCCGGCCTGACGGCCTGGCAGGCGGTCTTCGAGCACGGGCGGGTGAGTGCTCATCAGCGGGTGCTGGTCAACGGCGCGGGCGGCGGCGTCGGCGGCTTCGTGACGCAGCTCGCCAAGCACGCCGGAGCCGAGGTGATCGCCACGGCCGGAGCCCGGAGCGCGGCAGCCGTACGCGGACAGGGTGCGGACCAGGTGATCGACTACACCGCCGGGCCGCTGGCCGCCGCGCTCGACGGCCCGGTGGACACGCTGCTCAACCTGGTGCCGCTGGGTCCGCCGGACGCCGCGGCCCTGGTGCCGCTGGTGCGGCCGGGCGGGCGGATCGTCTCGATCGCGACCCCCGTCGAGCCGCCCGCCGATGCCGGGGTGACCGCGCTGCACATGGTCGCCCGCAACGACCCGGGGCAGCTGGCGGCGCTCGTGGAACTCGTCGACGCGGGCGTGATCACCATCGACATCAGCGAGTCGCACCCGCTGAGTGCCCTCGCGGACGTCCACCGCCGCAGTGCGGCCGGCCGGATCCGGGGCAAGGTGATCATCATTCCCTGA
- a CDS encoding ATP-binding protein: MTASPPFAPPGTERPPLRASVLALLLTAVAAGLIVAGSVAAAPASVRVALGWGAGAGAVLLSAAVATATHALRSARLRGRHLAAAAGEAGQLHREREQLAAAVDQLRAQLTAEEARHSARLTAEGARLAAEHAAERDRLAAAARLAVADRTSAITACANASARMQAMATGILADLRQMEERHADENVLADLLHLDHRTAQAGRLADSVAVLTGARSGRRWARPISMESVLRGAMGRIGGYQRVRVHSTGEVSVAGHAAEGVMHVLAELLDNAAKFSPPTAEVHVYVEQVPAGVIVSVEDSGLVMGEVQLRRAKRAVSGEATDLGGLSGTRLGLAVVGRLARKHGLTVSFRPSARGGTGVLVLVPQELLGRSAAPQAAAPAQAVHPRPAPAAAPAPAPAATADEASSTATLTLRRPTLPSEQRPGSEANDNGDSNGGDGSDGDGSDGDSGDGALPHRRRGRTLAAAEGARRTGAPAQPARTDVRAGLARFGSFRQAVRGGAAQAGAAAGTEGPAGQAGQADQADQADRTGHPADPLSGRAPATPPHSESEGDTPR; this comes from the coding sequence ATGACGGCGTCACCGCCCTTCGCTCCCCCCGGCACGGAACGTCCACCGCTGCGCGCCTCCGTCCTGGCACTGCTGCTGACGGCTGTGGCCGCCGGGCTGATCGTGGCCGGCTCCGTGGCGGCCGCTCCCGCCTCGGTGCGCGTCGCGCTCGGCTGGGGCGCCGGGGCCGGGGCCGTGCTGCTCAGTGCCGCCGTCGCCACGGCGACCCACGCCCTCCGGTCCGCCCGGCTGCGCGGGCGGCACCTGGCGGCCGCGGCCGGGGAAGCCGGGCAGCTCCACCGCGAGCGCGAGCAACTAGCCGCCGCTGTTGACCAGTTGCGCGCCCAGCTCACCGCCGAGGAGGCCCGGCACAGCGCCCGGCTCACCGCCGAGGGCGCCCGGCTGGCAGCGGAGCACGCCGCCGAGCGCGACCGCCTCGCGGCAGCGGCCCGGCTGGCCGTCGCCGACCGCACCTCGGCGATCACCGCCTGCGCCAACGCGTCCGCCCGGATGCAGGCGATGGCCACCGGCATCCTGGCCGACCTGCGCCAGATGGAGGAGCGCCACGCCGACGAGAACGTCCTCGCCGACCTCCTCCACCTGGACCACCGCACCGCGCAGGCCGGCCGGCTGGCCGACTCCGTCGCCGTGCTGACCGGCGCCCGCTCGGGTCGCCGCTGGGCCAGGCCGATCAGCATGGAGTCCGTGCTGCGCGGGGCGATGGGCCGGATCGGCGGCTACCAGCGGGTCCGGGTGCACTCGACCGGTGAGGTGTCCGTGGCCGGCCACGCCGCTGAGGGCGTGATGCACGTGCTCGCCGAACTCCTGGACAACGCGGCGAAGTTCTCCCCGCCGACGGCCGAGGTGCACGTCTACGTCGAGCAGGTGCCCGCGGGGGTCATCGTCTCCGTCGAGGACAGCGGCCTGGTGATGGGCGAGGTCCAGCTGCGCCGCGCCAAGCGCGCGGTGAGCGGCGAGGCGACCGACCTGGGCGGCCTCTCCGGCACCCGGCTGGGTCTCGCGGTGGTGGGCCGGCTGGCCCGCAAGCACGGCCTGACCGTCTCCTTCCGACCGTCCGCGCGCGGCGGCACCGGCGTCCTGGTCCTCGTCCCGCAGGAGCTGCTGGGACGCAGCGCCGCGCCGCAGGCGGCGGCCCCCGCCCAGGCGGTGCACCCCCGCCCCGCGCCCGCGGCTGCCCCCGCGCCTGCCCCCGCCGCCACGGCGGACGAGGCGTCCAGCACGGCCACCCTCACCCTGCGCAGGCCAACGCTCCCCTCCGAGCAGCGGCCCGGCTCCGAAGCCAACGACAACGGCGACAGCAACGGCGGCGACGGCAGCGACGGCGACGGCAGCGACGGCGACAGCGGCGACGGCGCGTTGCCGCACCGCCGGCGCGGCCGGACCTTGGCCGCCGCCGAGGGCGCCCGCCGCACCGGCGCCCCGGCACAGCCCGCGCGCACCGACGTCCGGGCGGGCCTGGCCCGCTTCGGCAGCTTCCGTCAGGCCGTGCGCGGCGGCGCCGCGCAGGCCGGCGCGGCCGCCGGGACCGAGGGCCCCGCAGGCCAGGCAGGCCAGGCAGACCAGGCAGACCAGGCAGACCGGACAGGCCACCCCGCAGACCCGCTCAGCGGCCGGGCTCCGGCCACTCCCCCGCACTCGGAATCGGAAGGCGACACCCCTCGATGA
- a CDS encoding roadblock/LC7 domain-containing protein, with the protein MTASSRNATATVDEQLGWLLENLLKSTPGARHALVLSRDGLKLCRTPELSVDQADQLAAIAAGIQSLSHGASIEFGDGSGGVRSAMTEFHGGLLFVVEAGEGAHLAVIAAEDADAGLVGHQVSELVEQLGEHLRAAPRTAGGS; encoded by the coding sequence ATGACCGCCAGCTCCCGCAATGCCACCGCGACCGTCGACGAGCAGCTGGGCTGGCTGCTGGAGAACCTGCTGAAGTCCACCCCCGGGGCCCGGCACGCGCTCGTCCTCTCCCGCGACGGCCTCAAGCTCTGCCGGACGCCCGAGCTGTCGGTCGACCAGGCCGACCAGCTCGCCGCGATCGCCGCGGGCATCCAGTCGCTCTCCCACGGGGCGTCCATCGAGTTCGGCGACGGCTCCGGCGGCGTCCGCTCCGCGATGACCGAGTTCCACGGCGGACTGCTGTTCGTCGTGGAGGCCGGCGAGGGCGCCCACCTGGCCGTCATCGCGGCCGAGGACGCGGACGCCGGGCTCGTCGGCCACCAGGTCAGCGAGCTCGTGGAGCAGCTCGGCGAGCACCTGCGAGCCGCGCCCCGCACGGCCGGCGGCTCATGA